A region from the Camarhynchus parvulus chromosome 23, STF_HiC, whole genome shotgun sequence genome encodes:
- the XKR8 gene encoding LOW QUALITY PROTEIN: XK-related protein 8 (The sequence of the model RefSeq protein was modified relative to this genomic sequence to represent the inferred CDS: deleted 1 base in 1 codon), with protein MSPRTAPPRFGPLQLALAAAGTAAATLDLFMDGWVAAQYARSGHPGWAALSLALLAAASAAAQACSWLWLRSDPPPLRPAVPAVLLAALHVLQLGFFFRCLYALKVGWRVCWAKAEEEDDQRHMAFISHDISMLRLFETFLENTPQLTLLLYIILRTNKAEISQGLGMGTAFLCVSWSLLDYHQSLRSFLQDKYELSLGSSIIYFLWNLFLICPRILVLALFTLLWPYGVAVHFSLVWLAMFLWVSLQSTDFMESPGPEQLYRAVVAVILYFSWFNVARGRTLHRSIIYHGFMLVDSTLLGLAWLWGRAPEEEEHSYLIPVVSAVLPCYLLGLGLRVTYYKWFHPNVQVQQEGRYDEVDANGGGDGVEFRSFLEPDLVNRRMQWLAQTHFSLSQPAQQHFLNGAAAVESAV; from the exons ATGTCTCCACGAACAGCCCCGCCGCGCTTCGGGCCGCTGCAGTTggcgctggcggcggcggggacggCGGCGGCCACCCTGGACCTGTTCATGGACGGCTGGGTGGCGGCGCAGTACGCGCGGAGCGGCCACCCCGGCTGGGCCGCGCTGTCGCTGGCGCTGCTCGCCGCCGCCTCAGCCGCCGCCCAGgcctgcagctggctctggctgcGCTCCGACCCGCCCCCCCTGCGCCCCGCCGTGCCCGCGGTGCTGCTCGCCGCCCTGCACGTCCTACAGCTCGGCTTCTTCTTCAG GTGCCTCTATGCTCTGAAGGTGGGCTGGAGGGTGTGCTGGGccaaggcagaggaggaggatgatcAGAGACACATGGCCTTCATCTCCCACGACATCAGCATGCTGCGTCTCTTCGAGACCTTCCTGGAGAACACGCCGCAGCTCACCCTGCTCCTCTACATTATCCTGCGGACAAACAAGGCTGAGATCTCTCAAG GCCTGGGGATGGGCACGGCGTTCCTGTGTGTGTCCTGGTCTCTGCTGGATTACCACCAGTCCCTGCgctccttcctgcaggacaAGTACGAGCTGAGCCTGGGCTCCTCCATCATCTACTTCCTCTGGAACCTCTTCCTCATCTGCCCCCGCATCCTGGTGCTCGCGCTC TTCACGCTGCTCTGGCCCTACGGCGTGGCTGTTCACTTTTCTCTGGTGTGGCTGGCCATGTTCCTCTGGGTCAGCCTGCAGAGCACGGACTTCATGGAGTCACCAGGCCCCGAGCAGCTTTACCGGGCCGTGGTGGCTGTGATCCTCTACTTCAGCTGGTTCAATGTGGCACGGGGGAGGACGCTGCACCGCAGCATCATCTACCACGGCTTCATGCTGGTGGACAGCACCCTGCTGggcctggcctggctctggGGCCGGGCTcccgaggaggaggagcacTCATACCTCATCCCTGTGGTCTCTGCAGTCCTGCCCTGCtacctgctggggctgggcctgAGGGTCACCTACTACAAGTGGTTCCACCCCAACGTGCAGgtgcagcaggaaggcagaTACGACGAGGTGGATGCCAATGGAGGAGGTGATGGGGTGGAGTTTCGCTCGTTTTTGGAACCAGACCTGGTGAACAGGCGGATGCAGTGGCTGGCCCAGACCCACTTCTCCTtgtcccagccagcacagcagcacttcctgaatggggctgctgctgtggagtcTGCTGTCTGA
- the RPA2 gene encoding replication protein A 32 kDa subunit: MWSGHGNFDGGYGTMGGAGLPGGYTQSPGGFGSPAGGQAEKKQRSRSQNIVPCTVSQLLAAEQVDETFRICDVEISQVTLVGIVRHAEKAPTNILYKVDDMTAAPMDVRQWVDTDEAGGENVVVPPGTYVKVAGHLRSFQNKKSLVAFKIMPLENMNEFTTHILEIVNAHMILRKNLMSASRVPQSFSSTGISDMGGYGGGGSLPVNGLTAYQSQVLNLIKSCHVPEGMSLQDLKLQLHGLSMSTIKQAVEFLSSEGHIYSTVDDDHYKSTDAE; encoded by the exons ATGTGGAGCGGGCACG GGAACTTCGATGGCGGGTACGGCACCATGGGCGGCGCGGGGCTCCCGGGCGGCTACACGCAGTCCCCGGGCGGGTTCGGGTCGCCCGCCGGAGGCCAGGCGGAGAAGAAGCAG CGGAGCCGCTCGCAGAACATCGTGCCCTGCACCGTGTCGCAGCTGCTGGCGGCCGAGCAGGTCGACGAGACCTTCCGCATCTGCGACGTGGAGATCTCGCAG GTCACCCTGGTGGGCATCGTGCGGCACGCCGAGAAGGCGCCCACCAACATCCTCTACAAGGTGGACGACATGACAGCAGCACCGATGGACGTCAGGCAGTGGGTTGATACTGAT GAGGCAGGAGGTGAGAATGTTGTGGTGCCTCCAGGAACTTATGTTAAAGTAGCTGGTCACCTTCGGTCGTTCCAG aatAAGAAGAGCTTGGTAGCATTTAAGATCATGCCTCTGGAAAATATGAATGAGTTCACCACACACATACTGGAAATTGTCAATGCACACATGATCCTCAGAAAAAATCTCATG TCAGCATCAAGAGTGCCACAGTCATTTTCCTCCACTGGGATCAGTGACATGGGGGGCTATGGAGGAGGTGGCAGCCTGCCAGTGAACGGGCTCACGGCGTACCAGAGCCAG GTGCTGAACTTGATCAAAAGCTGCCATGTCCCAGAGGGGATGAGTCTACAAGACTTGAAGCTCCAGCTCCACGGTTTGAGTATGTCAACGATCAA GCAAGCTGTGGAATTCCTCAGCAGCGAGGGACACATCTACTCCACGGTGGATGATGATCACTACAAGTCAACAGATGCTGAGTAA